A part of Vulpes lagopus strain Blue_001 chromosome 4, ASM1834538v1, whole genome shotgun sequence genomic DNA contains:
- the ELL2 gene encoding RNA polymerase II elongation factor ELL2 isoform X1 produces MAAGGAAGLREEQRYGLSCGRLGQDNITVLHVKLTETAIRALETYQGRKNLIPFRPSIQFQGLQGLVKIPKNDPPNEVHTFNFYLSNVGKDNPQGSFDCIQQTFSSSGASQLNCLGFIQDKITVCATNDSYQMTRERMTQAEEESRNRSTKVIKPGGPYVGKRVQIRKAPQAVSDAVPERKRSTPMNPANTIRKTHSSSSVSQRPYRDRVIHLLALKAYKKPELLARLQKDGVNQKDKNSLGAILQQVANLNPKDLSYTLKDYVFKELQRDWPGYSELDRRSLESVLSRKLNPSQNAASTSRSESPVCPSRDTASSPQKRLLDSDFIDPLMNKKARISHLTNRVPPTLNGHLNPTSEKSAAGLLPPPAAAAIPTPPPLPPTHLPVSNPPQTVNSNSNSPSTPEGRGTQDLPVDSFSQNSSIYEDQQDKYTSRTSLETLPPGSVLLQCPKPMEENHSMSHKKSKKKSKKHKEKDQIKKHDIEMTEEKEEDLKREEEIAKLNNSSPDSNEGIKEGCTASTEPSSTIELPDYLIKYIAIVSYEQRQNYKDDFNAEYDEYRALHARMETVARRFIKLDAQRKRLSPGSKEYQNVHEEVLQEYQKIKQSSPNYHEEKYRCEYLHNKLAHIKRLIGEFDQQQAESWH; encoded by the exons CTTGTCAAAATTCCTAAGAATGATCCCCCCAATGAAGTGCATACTTTTAACTTCTATTTGTCAAATGTGGGTAAAGACAACCCTCAGGGCAGCTTTGACTGCATCCAGCAAACATTCTCCAG CTCTGGAGCCTCCCAGCTCAATTGCCTGGGATTTATACAAGATAAAATTACAGTGTGTGCAACAAACGACTCGTATCAGATGACACGAGAAAGAATgacccaggcagaggaggaaTCCCGCAACCGAAGCACAAAAGTTATCAAACCCGGTGGACCATATGTAG GGAAAAGAGTGCAAATTCGGAAAGCACCTCAAGCTGTTTCAGATGCAGTACCTGAGAGGAAACGGTCAACCCCCATGAATCCTGCAAATACGATTCGAAAGACACACAGCAGCAGCAGTGTTTCTCAGCGGCCATATAGGGACAGAGTGATTCACTTACTGGCACTGAAGGCCTATAAGAAACCTGAGCTGTTGGCTCGACTGCAGAAAGATGGTGtcaatcaaaaagacaagaactcCCTCGGAGCAATTCTGCAACAG GTAGCCAATCTGAATCCAAAGGACCTCTCATATACTTTAAaggattatgtttttaaagagctTCAAAGAGACTGGCCTGGATACAGTGAACTAGACAGACGGTCATTAGAGTCCGTGCTCTcaag AAAACTAAATCCATCTCAGAATGCTGCCAGCACCAGCCGTTCAGAATCTCCTGTATGTCCTAGTAGAGATACTGCATCTTCTCCTCAG AAACGGCTTTTAGATTCAGATTTCATTGATcctttaatgaataaaaaagctCGAATATCTCACCTGACAAACAGAGTGCCGCCAACATTAAACGGCCATTTGAATCCCACCAGTGAGAAATCTGCTGCGGGCCTCCTGCCGCCCCCTGCAGCCGCTGCCATCCCTACCCCTCCACCGCTGCCTCCAACCCACCTGCCTGTCTCTAATCCTCCTCAGACTGTAAACTCTAACTCCAATTCCCCTAGCACTCCAGAAGGCCGGGGGACTCAAGACCTACCTGTTGACAGTTTTAGTCAAAACAGTAGTATCTATGAGGACCAGCAAGACAAATATACCTCTAGGACTTCTCTGGAAACCTTACCCCCTGGTTCAGTTCTACTACAGTGTCCAAAGCCTATGGAAGAAAACCATTCAATGTCTCACAAAAAGTCCAAAAAGAAGTctaaaaaacacaaggaaaaggACCAAATTAAAAAGCATGACATTGAGatgacagaagaaaaggaagaggaccttaaaagagaagaggaaattgcCAAGTTGAACAACTCCAGTCCAGATTCCAATGAAG GAATTAAAGAGGGTTGCACTGCCTCCACGGAGCCTTCTTCAACAATTGAACTCCCAGATTATTTGAT aaaatatattgctATTGTCTCCTATGAGCAACGCCAAAATTACAAGGATGACTTCAATGCTGAGTATGATGAGTACAGGGCCTTGCATGCCAGGATGGAGACTGTAGCTAGAAGATTTATCAAACTAGATGCACAACGAAAGCGGCTTTCTCCAGGCTCAAAAGAGTATCAG aatGTTCACGAAGAAGTCTTACAAGAATATCAGAAGATCAAGCAG tcCAGTCCCAAttatcatgaagaaaaatatagatgCGAGTATCTTCATAACAAGCTGGCTCACATCAAAAGACTAATAGGTGAATTTGACCAACAACAAGCAGAGTCATGGCACTAG
- the ELL2 gene encoding RNA polymerase II elongation factor ELL2 isoform X2: MIPPMKCILLTSICQMWVKTTLRAALTASSKHSPGKRVQIRKAPQAVSDAVPERKRSTPMNPANTIRKTHSSSSVSQRPYRDRVIHLLALKAYKKPELLARLQKDGVNQKDKNSLGAILQQVANLNPKDLSYTLKDYVFKELQRDWPGYSELDRRSLESVLSRKLNPSQNAASTSRSESPVCPSRDTASSPQKRLLDSDFIDPLMNKKARISHLTNRVPPTLNGHLNPTSEKSAAGLLPPPAAAAIPTPPPLPPTHLPVSNPPQTVNSNSNSPSTPEGRGTQDLPVDSFSQNSSIYEDQQDKYTSRTSLETLPPGSVLLQCPKPMEENHSMSHKKSKKKSKKHKEKDQIKKHDIEMTEEKEEDLKREEEIAKLNNSSPDSNEGIKEGCTASTEPSSTIELPDYLIKYIAIVSYEQRQNYKDDFNAEYDEYRALHARMETVARRFIKLDAQRKRLSPGSKEYQNVHEEVLQEYQKIKQSSPNYHEEKYRCEYLHNKLAHIKRLIGEFDQQQAESWH; encoded by the exons ATGATCCCCCCAATGAAGTGCATACTTTTAACTTCTATTTGTCAAATGTGGGTAAAGACAACCCTCAGGGCAGCTTTGACTGCATCCAGCAAACATTCTCCAG GGAAAAGAGTGCAAATTCGGAAAGCACCTCAAGCTGTTTCAGATGCAGTACCTGAGAGGAAACGGTCAACCCCCATGAATCCTGCAAATACGATTCGAAAGACACACAGCAGCAGCAGTGTTTCTCAGCGGCCATATAGGGACAGAGTGATTCACTTACTGGCACTGAAGGCCTATAAGAAACCTGAGCTGTTGGCTCGACTGCAGAAAGATGGTGtcaatcaaaaagacaagaactcCCTCGGAGCAATTCTGCAACAG GTAGCCAATCTGAATCCAAAGGACCTCTCATATACTTTAAaggattatgtttttaaagagctTCAAAGAGACTGGCCTGGATACAGTGAACTAGACAGACGGTCATTAGAGTCCGTGCTCTcaag AAAACTAAATCCATCTCAGAATGCTGCCAGCACCAGCCGTTCAGAATCTCCTGTATGTCCTAGTAGAGATACTGCATCTTCTCCTCAG AAACGGCTTTTAGATTCAGATTTCATTGATcctttaatgaataaaaaagctCGAATATCTCACCTGACAAACAGAGTGCCGCCAACATTAAACGGCCATTTGAATCCCACCAGTGAGAAATCTGCTGCGGGCCTCCTGCCGCCCCCTGCAGCCGCTGCCATCCCTACCCCTCCACCGCTGCCTCCAACCCACCTGCCTGTCTCTAATCCTCCTCAGACTGTAAACTCTAACTCCAATTCCCCTAGCACTCCAGAAGGCCGGGGGACTCAAGACCTACCTGTTGACAGTTTTAGTCAAAACAGTAGTATCTATGAGGACCAGCAAGACAAATATACCTCTAGGACTTCTCTGGAAACCTTACCCCCTGGTTCAGTTCTACTACAGTGTCCAAAGCCTATGGAAGAAAACCATTCAATGTCTCACAAAAAGTCCAAAAAGAAGTctaaaaaacacaaggaaaaggACCAAATTAAAAAGCATGACATTGAGatgacagaagaaaaggaagaggaccttaaaagagaagaggaaattgcCAAGTTGAACAACTCCAGTCCAGATTCCAATGAAG GAATTAAAGAGGGTTGCACTGCCTCCACGGAGCCTTCTTCAACAATTGAACTCCCAGATTATTTGAT aaaatatattgctATTGTCTCCTATGAGCAACGCCAAAATTACAAGGATGACTTCAATGCTGAGTATGATGAGTACAGGGCCTTGCATGCCAGGATGGAGACTGTAGCTAGAAGATTTATCAAACTAGATGCACAACGAAAGCGGCTTTCTCCAGGCTCAAAAGAGTATCAG aatGTTCACGAAGAAGTCTTACAAGAATATCAGAAGATCAAGCAG tcCAGTCCCAAttatcatgaagaaaaatatagatgCGAGTATCTTCATAACAAGCTGGCTCACATCAAAAGACTAATAGGTGAATTTGACCAACAACAAGCAGAGTCATGGCACTAG